tgatttttatttaaaataaaatccatataaaataaaatcaatattttgaagattagtttgatttgatttttactaaaatattatttcattaaaatttatatattattttatcttttaaattaaattacataaaagaattgttaataataatctatcaaacttattaatatattaacccATCTATAATAAAATCTaccaaatttttatattttaaaccaaacatattttagaaaattgtctaaaaaagaaaataatatatattacataaaatatataacactaaaatatataagtgtTATCGTTTGATGTGGTTTAAAAAACACAAACCGCAAATTAAATAAACcaataaatttgagaaaaaatcattcaaacaaattctaaaagaatcaatttaatttgatttttgtttttttaataattttattttttttatttttgatggtTTGAATTTGAACCCCTATTTatcatacaaatattttaataaatatgatttttaaaatgattattgtaaaagtaaaacttatcacattttaatttctaattagataataatataagaaCTCTTTGTATGATAATACACcctattttcttaatttctttttaaatataaagaaattgttgaaagaataaatattttattatagcaTATTTAGAAGCAGCAAAACTTTATTGATATACTTCTTTCCATATAATCCTCAGAAGATTATGTTTACCAAATATCTACGGTTTAGGTACGCAGACCCCATAAACAGGAATGAGCAAATATTTacccaaaagtaaaaaaaacaaccAAAATTGCAAAACCCAGAaccctttattttaatttgatttattttatttttgaaatatcccataaaaagttagaaaagaaaaaaattatccttaaaaATAACAGCTTCAAGAAATACACGGTGGTCCAACAATTTTACTGTTTGTAGAAATCGAGGGTGCGAAATCCGCTGCTGAACCTGAAAAAATCCAACCCCTTTTGTATATACTATAAATAAGGCACTGTTGTATGCGGTTGCATctcccctttctctctctctggaACTGGTTTTTGGTTCTCGTTTAAGCCATCATAGGGAGGAGGGGCTTTTCAGGTCAAAGAAGTGCAACAGAGTGAGATCTGACTCATAATTTGGCGACACTCTTGAAAAAAGAGGTATTTTTTGCTGTAATTCCCTTGGTTCTCCACTTGGGTATTCTCTCTATCGTTGCTTGTGTGGTTTTTGGTTTCTTGGGATGTATTTTAGGCTCCAAGTTTTTGTCTTTCTCTTGATGCATCCATGGTGGCTtgattgttttatgttttcagATCATGCCCTTTTGGTGTTTTGTTCTGATGTTTTTGTCTTCATTCTGTGATTTGGATTTGCATGTTGGGTTTGGTCATAGAAGAAGGTAATTTTGGCCtgggaaaaatgttttttttttttaaatcgtgTTTGCTAGCTTTGTTGATTGTGGTTTGTTTGATTTGCATGTTTGAGATGAAAGTGATAATCTTTAGATCCCTTTGGTCGTTTCACCTGATTGGTTGTTTGTGATCAAATTGACATTGCTATATGTGTCTGTGTGTATATGTATGCCTTTCATTATTTGATAATAATGATACGCGGTTAATGTTTCGTAAAATTTTTCTTATTGATTTGTGATTTAGTATTTGTGTACCTGCTTATCGAGCCCGTGGATCAAAATATTGAACTGTATATGCTCATGATTCTTCCCTATATTGCATTGGAATTAGGTTACTTGGATTTTGTGAGGTTGTCTTGTAGTTGGAGTCATGGCGGGTGAGGTTGTGGGATTTGAGATGGTTCAAGGACCAGTGGAGAATGGTACTGAGGGAGGAAAACCTGTTTTGAATGAGAAGGAGAATGGCAAGCTGGAAAAAGATGTGGGAGCTGCTGCGGATGCCATCAAATTTGGGACACATGGAGAGGAATctgcaaaaaagaaagggaatgaTGTTTCAGACGTGAATGCCCCGAAAGATGCTGCTGAAGATTGGCCTGCTCCTAAGCAGattcattctttttattttgtcagGTGGCGGCCTTATGATGATCCAACCATCAAGTCTAAAATTGACCTGTCCGACAAAGATATTAGCAAGAAAAATCAAGCCCGTTTTCAGATCACAGAAGCACTGAAGGCAAAGCGGGTGAGTTGAGAATAATTCTTTGTGGttgcttgtaaaaaaattagCTGCTTTTAGTGTATTTCAAAATGAAAGGATAATCATCTCAAAGGCGCGAAAGCAAGGCCCCAGAAGAGTTCAGCGCCTTATGCGTGTCATAGTCGTAACTGTAAAAATCCCTGAAACTCAGGCACTTTTAGAATAATTTCATTGTGGTTGCTTGTTAAAAATTTAGTTGTGTTTAGTGTATTTCAAAATCAGAGGATAATTGTCTCAAAGGCCAGCGCATCATGCGTGTCGTATTCGTAACTctaaaaaaccctaaaactctaGCTGTCTAACGGCctgcttgtttttgttttaaaattccccAACCGCAAACACGTGTTAGATAGAATGAAGATTTTTTCCCTTCCTACAAACCAGTATTGGGAAGTGTAATTTTCCTTGATAATTGTGTGAACTTCCGTGTGCGTTTGTTAGAATGTAAATAAAAAACCTCTAATTTGCTACCATGATGTTTTTGGTTGATTTGAGAACTATGGTGATTCTATTATGCTAATGGAGATAAAATGGtcagaatattaagaaaaaaaaaactaattttcaatattttggaCTCTTTGCTGCAAGCAACTTAgtgttttacaaaattaaacatttaatattttattttttctataaatgttATGCTTGAGTTGCTACTTTATATGGACAATTAatgcaaaaaaatcaaataatttattttctaatgttGACATGTTTCTTTCGTGAGGCATGTATGGGTTTTGATGCCTCTTGACTGAGATTGATGGGACCTAGCACCTAAAGGGTGCATTTTTGCCTTTCACTCAACTATGGATTGTCCTTACAATCAAAGTTTTGTATTTGCAGAGTGACATGATATGATGATTCCTTCTCAATGAACATCTAACATAATTACATATCTTGTCTTGCTGCAGGCAGAACGAGTGGAGTTGATTTCTCAGGTCAAGTCTCTAAGAGGCGACAGTAGGCAATTTCAGAGTATTGTGGATGAGAAATTGAAAGAGATTGGACCTCTGCAGCAAGCACTGGGCAAGCTGCGGACTACAAATAATGCCGGCCGGGGTGGTTTGTGTTCATCTGAGGATGAACTTAACAGTGTTGTATGTTATGAGTCTGAGTTCTTTTTAGTCCAGCATTCGTCAATTTGTCTAGTTaatcccaatctattctccctTCACTCACTACTCCTGTGTGCTTTGATGGATTCAGATATATAGTTTACAATACCGCATACAGCATGAGAGCATTCCTTTGACTGAGGAAAAACAAATCCTCCGAGAAATCAAACAGCTTGAGGGGACAAGGGAGAAAGTTATTGCTAATGCTGCAATGAGGGCCAAATTACAGGAATCTATGGGGCAAAAAGAAGCCATTCAAGATCAGGTTAAGGTAAGATGGTTTTATTTGTATCTTTGCTAATGAAATTTCCCCAAAGTTTTCTGAATAAATGTGTACTattattattcaaaaagttTTGAGAAATTAATTTCCATTGCAGCTTATTGGTGGGGATTTGGATGGAgtgaagaaagagagagaagcaaTTCGGTCCAAAATCAAGCAAATTGATGATGCACTGAAAGCCATAGACAAGGATATCCAGTCTCTACAGGAGGAACTGACAGCTGTTTCTCAGAAGAGGGACAAAGCTTTTGAGAGTATACAGCAGCTAAGAAAACAGCGCGAGGAGGGGGTATGTTTCACTTTAAAGTATGAGCAGTGCAGTGTGATATTTTAAGGGTGTGCTTGGTCGAATAGgtggaaaatgaaaatgaggaaTACAGGGAATGCAAAATGGAGTGAGATGGAATGCAACATATGTTTTTGATTTTCATCTGGTGTTAGGCTGAGAAGGTGGAGAATGGGGAGGTTTGAAATCGTTTTTGTTGAACCAGTATTGTTAAATAGCGGCCATGGGGCTGCCATGGTGGATTTTTTGTCAACCgccataggcaatttgtgaatgGAGGCCCACCATTGCGGCGCAATGGCGTGTGTATATGGCAGAATTTTTGCCTTCTGCCACTCTTGAACCTTATTTTTGCATTTCCATCTCATTTGATAGGATAAATTTTTGAAGATGGAATGCAACATATGGCTGTGTGGTTACTTGCACCTTCATCTCTCTCAATTTTGTTACCAGCAAGCATTTAGTGACCTCCATTCTGGTTTTTAATCCTTTTATCTTTATCCATTTTTGTACCACATTTAATCTCAGTTTTTATGAAACTTGTATCTATAACTTGCTGCTTTAGAAATTTAGTTGACATTGTAACCAGAATATTGGAGTTCTGCCAAATTGgcaattttttataactattgaCATGAACCCTGTAAAGTAGAATTTTGTAGTAGATGTAAATTTCACGAAAAACATGCTTGATGTTGTCATTGATGTAAATCTCTagtgattttttaaatgattactAACCTAATTTGTTTGTTTCAGTGATATGATTTAGCACTGTAGAATAATAATATCTGAATTTGCATTAATGTTTTCTTGTTCAGAACACCTATTTCTACCAAAGTCGTACGGTTCTGAACAAAGCACGGGAGCTGGCTGCAAAGAAAGATATTAATGCTCTTGATGAAGTTTCACAGACAGAGGTTTGTCCTTGTAATATTTGATTCTTTGTAACTATCCAATATTTAATGATGGCATTGCACTTTAACCATCAGATAATTTTTTCCTGCTTTTCTTGACTCTGATGGTTGTGATTGAATCTCATATTTCCCCATGATTGTAGGTTGAGAAATTTATGGCACTCTGGAACAAGGACAAAGCATTTAGGAatgattatgaaaaaagaattttgGCCTCATTGGATATGCGACAGTTGAGTCGGGACGGACGGATGAGGAACCCGGATGAAAAGCCAATTCTGGAAGAACCAAAACCTGCTGAAGCTGAAGCATTACCAAAAATGGCCGCAAAACAGCCAAAGGAGGAACCTAAGCCTTCTCCACAAGAAACTTTGCCTGCTCAGAAAGAATCCAAAACCACTCAGAAAGATTCCAAAAACAAGGGGAGGGATTTGAAATCCAAACTGGAGAGTAAGGATGTAGCAGAAACTGatgaatatgaatttgaaaGTCCCCAAAAGGAGGCCCCTGCCAAAGAGCCTGAAATTGATCCAGCAAAGctgaaagagatgaaaagagAGGAGGAAATTGTGAAGGCAAAGCAGGCCttggaaagaaagaagaagttaGCAGAGAAAGCTGCAGCCAAAGCAGCCATCAGAGCACAAAAGGAAGCTGAGAAGAAGCTTAAggtgatttgtttgtttgttgattcattttctttttctcattccATAGTTATACATTTTCCAAAACCTGAAACCGCTT
Above is a window of Glycine soja cultivar W05 chromosome 12, ASM419377v2, whole genome shotgun sequence DNA encoding:
- the LOC114380202 gene encoding proton pump-interactor 1-like: MAGEVVGFEMVQGPVENGTEGGKPVLNEKENGKLEKDVGAAADAIKFGTHGEESAKKKGNDVSDVNAPKDAAEDWPAPKQIHSFYFVRWRPYDDPTIKSKIDLSDKDISKKNQARFQITEALKAKRAERVELISQVKSLRGDSRQFQSIVDEKLKEIGPLQQALGKLRTTNNAGRGGLCSSEDELNSVIYSLQYRIQHESIPLTEEKQILREIKQLEGTREKVIANAAMRAKLQESMGQKEAIQDQVKLIGGDLDGVKKEREAIRSKIKQIDDALKAIDKDIQSLQEELTAVSQKRDKAFESIQQLRKQREEGNTYFYQSRTVLNKARELAAKKDINALDEVSQTEVEKFMALWNKDKAFRNDYEKRILASLDMRQLSRDGRMRNPDEKPILEEPKPAEAEALPKMAAKQPKEEPKPSPQETLPAQKESKTTQKDSKNKGRDLKSKLESKDVAETDEYEFESPQKEAPAKEPEIDPAKLKEMKREEEIVKAKQALERKKKLAEKAAAKAAIRAQKEAEKKLKDREKKAKKKSGTAAVANPEDEPKDEVVEATEPEKINDDVQAPAPVKEKVQKESGIRSRGRARGPDSIPKAIIKRKKSNNYLIWAAAATLLVLLLAVLGYIYLF